In Pseudomonas deceptionensis, a single window of DNA contains:
- a CDS encoding permease, whose product MSSISPATPTRGWSFWWKPLLFLLVAGIGLYYVKWSPYYFKAFVAADNHSIGASILNDNQGEPVAAALAYAKVYFLAIWKAAVLAVILGSLIQVLIPRDWLLRLFGKAGLGSTLRGGLFALPGMMCTCCAAPVAAGMRRQKVSVGAALAFWIANPVLNPATLVFMGFVLGWGFSALRLVAGIVLVVGVSLIAQRISRPESIPEAALDAVSQASLVDEQNFFSRWGRTLWQLFWNTIPVYLLAVLLLGAARVWLFPHVDGAMSDSLMWLVPLAIIGTLFVIPTAAEIPIVQTMMALGMGTAPAVALLMTLPSVSLPSLLMLRKDFDARVLVSVALMTMLVGVLSGLVGMWLL is encoded by the coding sequence ATGTCCAGTATCTCCCCAGCCACGCCCACCAGAGGCTGGTCATTCTGGTGGAAGCCTTTGCTGTTTCTGCTGGTAGCCGGTATTGGCCTGTACTACGTCAAGTGGTCGCCCTACTACTTCAAGGCCTTTGTCGCGGCCGACAACCACAGCATCGGCGCTTCGATCCTCAACGATAACCAGGGCGAACCCGTCGCTGCCGCACTGGCCTATGCCAAGGTGTACTTCCTGGCGATCTGGAAAGCGGCCGTGCTGGCGGTCATTCTCGGCTCGCTGATCCAGGTCCTGATCCCCCGTGACTGGCTGCTGCGCCTGTTCGGCAAGGCCGGTCTGGGCTCGACCCTGCGCGGCGGCCTGTTCGCCTTGCCAGGCATGATGTGCACCTGCTGCGCAGCCCCTGTGGCCGCTGGCATGCGTCGGCAAAAAGTCTCGGTCGGCGCCGCACTCGCCTTCTGGATCGCCAACCCTGTCCTTAACCCCGCGACGCTGGTGTTCATGGGCTTTGTGCTGGGCTGGGGCTTCAGTGCGCTGCGCCTGGTGGCGGGCATCGTGCTGGTGGTGGGGGTCTCGTTGATCGCGCAACGCATCTCGCGCCCTGAAAGCATCCCCGAGGCCGCACTGGATGCGGTGTCGCAAGCCAGCCTGGTTGATGAGCAGAACTTCTTCAGCCGCTGGGGCCGCACCTTGTGGCAGCTGTTCTGGAACACCATTCCGGTCTATCTGCTGGCGGTGCTGTTGCTGGGCGCGGCACGTGTGTGGCTGTTCCCCCATGTAGACGGCGCCATGAGCGACAGCCTGATGTGGCTGGTGCCGCTGGCCATTATCGGCACCCTGTTCGTAATCCCGACGGCGGCAGAAATCCCGATTGTGCAAACCATGATGGCCCTGGGCATGGGCACCGCCCCTGCCGTGGCGCTGCTGATGACCTTGCCGAGCGTGAGCCTGCCGTCGCTGTTGATGCTGCGCAAGGACTTCGACGCCCGCGTGCTGGTCAGCGTGGCACTGATGACCATGCTGGTCGGTGTGCTGAGCGGGCTGGTGGGGATGTGGTTGCTCTGA
- a CDS encoding IclR family transcriptional regulator, with the protein MSDSNNPLFNQSLEKGLAVLRGFGAARRTMTLADIALEAGISKSSAQRMVHTLEELGYIRKHTQSRRFQLTPKVMEIGYNYLAADILVDVANPYLAELNQITGETINLTEPDGLDMVYVSRFVAPKFIPIHMPIGSRIPMYCTGAGRAYLSGLGDDEVHRLLASSKRVELTRHTLTDTAAIFDRVLTCRKLGYATNQEEMFLGDMTLAAPIFNSNGVPVAAVHVVVPTSRWTLQDAEDKMASSVIQCARAISNSIRTL; encoded by the coding sequence ATGAGCGATAGCAACAACCCTCTTTTCAACCAGTCACTGGAAAAGGGCCTGGCCGTACTTCGTGGCTTTGGAGCAGCGCGGCGCACCATGACGCTGGCCGACATTGCGCTGGAGGCAGGCATCAGCAAAAGCTCGGCCCAGCGCATGGTGCATACCCTTGAGGAGCTGGGCTACATACGCAAGCACACTCAAAGCCGCCGCTTCCAGCTAACCCCCAAGGTGATGGAAATCGGCTACAACTATCTGGCTGCCGACATTCTGGTCGATGTGGCCAACCCCTACCTGGCCGAGCTCAACCAGATCACCGGTGAGACCATCAACCTGACAGAGCCCGACGGGCTGGACATGGTTTATGTCTCGCGCTTTGTGGCGCCAAAATTCATCCCGATCCATATGCCCATTGGCAGCCGCATCCCCATGTACTGCACCGGCGCCGGTCGGGCGTACCTGAGCGGCCTGGGGGATGACGAAGTGCACAGGCTGCTTGCAAGCAGCAAGCGGGTTGAGCTGACCCGGCACACACTGACCGATACGGCGGCCATCTTCGACCGCGTGCTGACTTGCCGAAAACTGGGATATGCCACCAACCAGGAAGAGATGTTCCTTGGCGACATGACCCTGGCCGCACCCATTTTCAACAGTAACGGCGTGCCGGTAGCGGCCGTGCATGTAGTGGTGCCCACCAGCCGCTGGACCCTGCAGGATGCCGAAGACAAGATGGCCTCCTCGGTGATCCAGTGCGCCCGGGCGATCAGCAATTCGATCAGGACGCTGTAG
- a CDS encoding Rieske 2Fe-2S domain-containing protein, whose translation MTKLAEIHVENALSPRFGRGWHCLGEADEYRDGKLHTLNIFGSRLLAFATSKGEISVLDAHCPHMGADLSQGTIENDRVVCAFHHWQYDASGKCVEIPYCKRIPPKAKTRAWQTCEVNKLLFVWNNPEGKPPAEDVVIPHLPEMDSEDWLHSWHMDKLIINTNPRELVDNLVDAQHFGPVHGTPTKYFHNVFEGHIAQQIFHGDSERLGGDLVAESAYYGPATHLTRMSAVFDGQEIKSILLNCHVPIGPNSFELRFGCMVKKVPGWTDAQNEALAVDYVQRNRDSFYQDVDIWTHKVRVNNPVLAEGDGPVYQLREWYQQFFTDEASVPASMAERREITTVDQR comes from the coding sequence ATGACTAAACTCGCAGAAATCCACGTCGAGAATGCTTTGTCGCCGCGCTTTGGCCGTGGTTGGCATTGCCTGGGTGAAGCGGATGAATACCGTGATGGCAAGCTGCATACCCTGAATATCTTTGGCTCACGACTGCTGGCGTTCGCCACGTCCAAGGGCGAGATCAGTGTGCTCGACGCCCATTGCCCGCACATGGGCGCTGACCTGTCCCAGGGCACCATCGAGAATGACCGGGTAGTCTGCGCCTTCCACCACTGGCAGTACGATGCCAGCGGCAAGTGCGTCGAGATCCCTTACTGCAAGCGCATTCCGCCCAAGGCCAAAACCCGCGCCTGGCAGACCTGCGAAGTGAACAAGCTGCTGTTTGTATGGAACAACCCTGAAGGCAAGCCGCCCGCCGAAGACGTGGTGATTCCGCACCTGCCGGAGATGGACAGCGAAGACTGGCTGCACAGCTGGCACATGGACAAGCTGATCATCAACACCAACCCCCGCGAGCTGGTCGACAATCTGGTGGATGCCCAGCATTTCGGCCCGGTGCATGGCACGCCGACCAAGTACTTCCATAACGTTTTTGAAGGGCATATCGCCCAGCAGATTTTCCACGGTGACTCCGAGCGTCTGGGCGGCGATCTGGTGGCAGAGTCGGCCTATTACGGCCCGGCGACTCACCTGACGCGCATGAGTGCGGTGTTCGACGGGCAGGAAATCAAGTCCATCCTGCTCAACTGCCACGTGCCGATAGGCCCCAACAGCTTTGAGCTGCGCTTTGGCTGCATGGTGAAAAAAGTCCCTGGCTGGACCGATGCCCAGAACGAAGCGCTGGCGGTGGATTACGTGCAGCGCAACCGCGACTCGTTCTACCAGGACGTTGATATCTGGACCCACAAAGTGCGGGTCAACAACCCGGTACTGGCCGAGGGCGACGGTCCGGTGTATCAGCTGCGCGAGTGGTACCAGCAGTTCTTCACCGATGAAGCCAGCGTTCCGGCGAGCATGGCCGAGCGCCGTGAAATCACAACCGTAGATCAACGCTGA
- a CDS encoding SDR family NAD(P)-dependent oxidoreductase: MNKVAFITGASRGIGRETALAFARAGFDLAISARSLDEGENHTHGLRNPDGTALPGSLNATAAAIRELGRKALVVRMDLLDSESVLAASQAVLAEYGRVDVLVNNAIYQGSDLNAPFMELQPETLERVFQGYVMTPFLLTRAVVSQMLEQGGGVVINVTSGAGETDPPVAAGKGGWGYAYGAGKAAVSRLSGILSVEFGDQGIRAFTLNPGVVTTDALRATIGDKGVIALRAGSAPPQVPAAVMVWLATSDAAVDHQRKTIHCQPFAREHGIVEDWR, translated from the coding sequence ATGAACAAAGTGGCATTTATTACGGGCGCCAGTCGCGGCATTGGTCGGGAAACCGCTCTGGCGTTTGCCCGGGCAGGTTTTGATCTGGCCATCAGCGCCCGTAGCCTGGATGAAGGCGAAAACCATACCCACGGCTTGCGCAACCCGGACGGCACGGCACTGCCCGGCAGTCTGAATGCCACCGCTGCGGCGATCCGCGAGCTGGGCCGCAAGGCGCTGGTGGTACGCATGGACCTGCTCGACAGCGAGTCGGTGCTCGCGGCCAGCCAGGCGGTGCTTGCCGAATATGGCCGGGTGGATGTGCTGGTCAACAACGCGATCTACCAGGGCAGCGACCTTAACGCGCCATTTATGGAGCTGCAGCCCGAGACGCTGGAGCGGGTGTTCCAGGGCTATGTCATGACCCCGTTCCTGTTGACTCGGGCCGTGGTCAGCCAGATGTTGGAGCAGGGCGGCGGTGTGGTAATCAATGTCACCTCCGGCGCCGGTGAAACCGATCCGCCGGTGGCGGCGGGCAAGGGCGGCTGGGGTTATGCCTATGGCGCGGGCAAAGCGGCGGTGTCGCGTTTGTCGGGCATTTTGTCCGTGGAGTTCGGGGATCAGGGGATTCGCGCTTTCACCCTCAACCCGGGTGTCGTGACCACTGACGCCTTGCGCGCCACTATCGGCGACAAAGGCGTGATTGCCTTGCGTGCAGGCTCTGCGCCGCCGCAAGTGCCGGCTGCGGTCATGGTGTGGCTGGCGACCAGTGATGCAGCGGTGGATCATCAGCGCAAAACCATTCACTGCCAGCCGTTTGCCCGTGAGCACGGGATTGTTGAGGATTGGCGCTGA
- a CDS encoding SulP family inorganic anion transporter — MRAAQLKAVLPRELLASVVVFLVALPLCMGIAIASGMPPAKGLITGIIGGLVVGWLAGSPLQVSGPAAGLAVLVFEVVRQHGMAMLGPILLLAGFLQLVAGRLRLGCWFRVTAPAVVYGMLAGIGVLIVLSQIHVMLDGAPKPSGLDNLAGFPQAVAQAIPTLGWQAGLLGLATIVVMWSWDKLRPQKLRFVPGALLGVGLTTAVSLIMALQVKRVEVPENLADAIDWLRPADLLNFADPNLLIAAFAVAFIASAETLLSAAAVDRMHNGQRSDFDKELTAQGVGNMLCGVLGALPMTGVIVRSSANVQAGATTRLSAMFHGLWLLAFVLLLSSVLQSIPVASLAGVLVYTGIKLVDIKAFRGLARYGRMPMLTYAATALSIIFTDLLTGVLLGFGLTLANLAWNAARLKISLIDLPQSGEMELRLNGSATFLKVPALTQVLARVPAGSIVHVPLNNLSYIDHSCLELFEEWGRANAAKGSKLIIEPQGLKRRLEGRLRTTRGLGSATA, encoded by the coding sequence ATGCGTGCTGCGCAATTAAAAGCAGTATTGCCACGGGAGCTATTGGCCTCTGTGGTTGTGTTTCTGGTCGCCCTGCCCTTGTGCATGGGCATCGCCATCGCCTCCGGGATGCCACCGGCCAAAGGCTTGATCACCGGCATTATCGGCGGTCTGGTCGTAGGCTGGCTGGCGGGATCGCCGCTACAAGTCAGTGGCCCGGCAGCCGGTCTGGCCGTGCTGGTCTTCGAAGTGGTGCGCCAGCATGGTATGGCCATGCTGGGGCCGATCCTGCTCCTGGCAGGTTTTTTACAACTGGTGGCCGGACGTTTGCGTTTGGGCTGCTGGTTCCGCGTTACTGCCCCGGCAGTGGTCTACGGCATGCTTGCCGGGATCGGGGTGCTGATTGTGCTGTCGCAAATACATGTGATGCTCGACGGCGCCCCGAAACCCTCAGGCCTTGATAACCTTGCAGGCTTCCCGCAGGCAGTGGCACAAGCCATTCCAACCCTTGGCTGGCAGGCAGGCCTGCTGGGCCTGGCAACCATTGTGGTGATGTGGTCGTGGGATAAATTACGACCGCAAAAGCTGCGCTTTGTCCCCGGCGCCCTGCTCGGTGTGGGCTTGACCACGGCGGTCAGCTTGATCATGGCGTTGCAGGTCAAGCGCGTCGAAGTTCCGGAAAATCTGGCGGATGCCATCGACTGGCTTCGCCCGGCCGATCTGCTGAACTTTGCCGATCCCAATCTGTTGATCGCAGCGTTTGCGGTGGCCTTTATCGCCAGCGCAGAAACCTTGCTGTCCGCAGCGGCTGTTGACCGCATGCACAACGGCCAGCGCTCCGACTTTGACAAGGAACTGACGGCCCAAGGGGTCGGCAACATGCTCTGTGGCGTGCTGGGTGCACTGCCAATGACCGGCGTGATCGTGCGCAGTTCGGCCAATGTTCAGGCAGGCGCCACCACCCGGCTTTCGGCAATGTTCCATGGCCTTTGGCTGCTTGCTTTTGTGCTGTTGCTGTCCAGTGTGCTGCAAAGCATTCCGGTGGCGAGCCTGGCGGGTGTGCTGGTGTATACCGGGATCAAACTGGTGGACATCAAGGCTTTTCGCGGCCTGGCACGCTATGGCCGCATGCCGATGCTGACCTATGCGGCGACCGCCCTGTCAATCATCTTCACTGACTTGCTGACCGGGGTACTGCTGGGTTTCGGCCTGACCCTGGCCAATCTGGCGTGGAATGCAGCACGCCTGAAAATCAGCCTGATTGATCTGCCCCAAAGCGGCGAAATGGAGTTGCGGCTCAATGGCTCGGCGACCTTCCTCAAAGTACCGGCATTGACTCAGGTCCTGGCTCGCGTACCGGCCGGCAGCATCGTGCATGTACCCCTCAACAACCTGAGCTATATCGATCACTCCTGCCTGGAGTTGTTTGAAGAATGGGGACGGGCCAATGCTGCCAAGGGCTCGAAGCTGATCATTGAACCTCAGGGGTTGAAACGACGCCTGGAAGGCCGACTGCGCACCACCCGCGGCCTGGGGTCAGCCACCGCCTGA
- a CDS encoding helix-turn-helix transcriptional regulator gives MDTVTLNHQTLASLGLELADYDHMVGSFYDGALDPKIMGRSLCAVRKMFQANYATLILRVPDQPDLGLMIVAGDIEGEGELTYQTYPQANTPFAGQALDQVFTVEDLMSESEWVQSPYFKAYCAKQDVYHVMGADISTPDGGKLRFRLTRPKTSPKFSSAERALCSSFLPHLRRALHLHNLLDRSESMSELYAQAISRLSVATIVLDETGKVLRLNPVAEEILKNADGLKLVGGRLEATYPSDNRELQRLVKHAFSQEVRDGGVTADAMSVTRPSGQVSLGLVVEAIPSLEWAEGKSKPAAVIYIRDSVGKSLASEVVTKQLFNLTKAETALAMELANGLSLEEAAENLNIRRNTARAHLRSIFSKTGVRRQTELVRILLNSVVALGKPKCALRAAESVIVPAPQLARPIRKSA, from the coding sequence GTGGATACAGTGACCCTGAACCACCAAACCCTGGCCAGTCTGGGGCTCGAACTGGCTGATTACGATCACATGGTCGGCAGCTTCTACGACGGTGCGCTGGACCCGAAGATCATGGGGCGTAGTTTGTGCGCCGTACGCAAAATGTTCCAGGCCAACTACGCAACGCTGATCCTGCGAGTGCCCGACCAGCCGGATCTGGGCCTGATGATCGTGGCCGGCGATATCGAGGGCGAGGGTGAGCTGACGTATCAGACTTACCCGCAAGCTAATACCCCGTTCGCCGGGCAGGCGCTTGATCAGGTGTTCACGGTTGAAGACCTGATGAGCGAATCCGAGTGGGTGCAATCGCCGTACTTCAAGGCCTACTGTGCCAAGCAGGATGTCTACCATGTAATGGGCGCCGATATTTCGACCCCCGACGGTGGCAAGCTGCGCTTTCGTCTTACCCGGCCCAAAACGTCCCCCAAATTCTCCAGTGCCGAACGCGCGTTGTGCAGCAGCTTCCTGCCGCATTTGCGCCGGGCCCTGCACCTGCACAACCTGCTCGATCGCAGCGAGTCCATGAGCGAACTTTACGCACAGGCAATCAGCCGCCTGTCCGTGGCGACCATTGTGCTGGATGAAACCGGCAAGGTACTGCGCCTGAACCCGGTCGCCGAAGAAATCCTCAAGAATGCCGATGGCCTCAAGCTGGTGGGCGGCAGGCTGGAGGCGACCTACCCCAGCGACAACCGTGAGTTGCAGCGTCTGGTCAAACACGCCTTTAGTCAGGAAGTGCGCGATGGTGGCGTGACCGCCGACGCCATGTCCGTCACGCGGCCTTCGGGCCAGGTCAGCCTGGGGCTGGTGGTCGAGGCGATCCCTTCGCTGGAATGGGCCGAGGGCAAAAGCAAGCCGGCTGCGGTGATCTACATCCGCGACTCGGTTGGCAAGTCGCTGGCCAGTGAAGTGGTGACCAAACAGCTGTTCAATCTGACCAAGGCCGAAACGGCGCTGGCAATGGAACTGGCCAACGGTTTGTCCCTGGAAGAAGCCGCAGAGAACCTGAATATTCGGCGCAACACTGCCCGTGCGCATCTGCGTTCGATCTTCTCCAAGACCGGTGTGCGTCGCCAGACCGAACTGGTAAGGATTCTGCTGAACAGCGTGGTCGCGTTGGGAAAGCCCAAGTGCGCCTTGCGAGCGGCTGAGTCCGTGATAGTACCGGCGCCACAGTTGGCACGGCCGATTCGTAAAAGCGCTTAA
- a CDS encoding SDR family oxidoreductase — protein MPVTAVSGSASGIGAAVCAVLRAAGHRIIGIDRASAEVVADLSTRAGRQAAVAQVLEQSGGVLDGLVCCAGLGVTASSSSLVLAVNYFGVSELLDGLADALAKGENPAALVIGSVAATQPGADQQPMVAALLAGDEAHALELANALGQPHIAYASSKYAVTCEARRKSVQWAAQGIRLNVVAPGAVETPLHQAAKDDARFGKAVREFVAPLGRAGTPEEIARVVAFLQSDQASFVTGSVVFVDGGMDAMVRAQRF, from the coding sequence ATGCCAGTTACAGCTGTCAGTGGTTCCGCTTCCGGGATCGGCGCCGCCGTGTGCGCCGTTTTGCGGGCTGCGGGGCACCGCATCATCGGGATTGACCGGGCCAGCGCCGAAGTGGTCGCCGACCTGTCGACCCGTGCCGGGCGCCAGGCGGCGGTGGCGCAGGTACTTGAGCAGTCCGGTGGTGTGCTTGACGGGCTGGTGTGCTGTGCAGGGCTGGGGGTGACGGCGTCTTCAAGCAGTCTGGTGCTGGCGGTGAACTATTTTGGCGTCAGTGAGTTGCTTGACGGCCTGGCGGATGCTCTGGCCAAGGGTGAAAACCCGGCGGCACTGGTGATTGGCTCGGTGGCTGCCACTCAGCCCGGTGCAGATCAACAGCCGATGGTCGCAGCCCTGCTGGCCGGTGACGAGGCGCACGCGCTGGAACTGGCCAATGCACTGGGCCAGCCCCACATCGCCTACGCCAGTTCCAAGTACGCGGTGACCTGTGAGGCACGGCGCAAGTCGGTGCAATGGGCCGCGCAAGGCATACGCCTGAACGTGGTTGCGCCGGGCGCGGTAGAAACCCCGCTGCATCAGGCGGCCAAGGATGACGCTCGGTTCGGCAAGGCGGTGCGTGAGTTTGTGGCGCCATTGGGCCGTGCGGGCACGCCTGAAGAAATCGCCCGGGTGGTGGCTTTTCTGCAATCGGACCAGGCCAGCTTTGTGACCGGCAGCGTGGTGTTTGTCGACGGTGGCATGGACGCGATGGTGCGTGCGCAGCGCTTCTGA
- a CDS encoding MFS transporter, with the protein MMLNPRKTLTFMLAASLASTIGGLPFNTLPILLGALADSFSFAPSQIGLLGSVCFSGYLVGTLVAVGFIDRCNWRVLTFGCALGAALALLASSQLPAPAQLPLWALIGFFAALMTCLGLRIMAEMPNKERAFGIRQGIELGLVALVLFVLPSLVISHFHYAGAARVLAAMILLLSLSAFALPRRSDFSVQTGLAEESSLQGRFRFPVPAYWALGFFFVFGAGQIGLWAFLERLGHGLEVAPGQMGVVFAVLKLLGGGAALALALIGDRLGSRWPHLLVLAVIGTGLLLLAYAQGFVMYALGAWIWEVGFCWGCIYQTAAVARLDPSGRSIMLIPAAFALSSMVGPALAGQLVADGFAGLLWLALATAVVPVVAFAGLLAKRLAAPSVVTPVHA; encoded by the coding sequence ATGATGCTGAATCCACGTAAAACGCTGACCTTTATGTTGGCGGCAAGCCTGGCGTCGACCATCGGCGGTTTGCCCTTCAATACATTGCCCATTTTGCTGGGGGCGCTGGCGGACAGTTTCAGCTTTGCACCGTCGCAAATCGGTCTGTTGGGCTCTGTGTGTTTCAGTGGCTACCTGGTGGGAACGCTGGTTGCGGTGGGCTTTATTGACCGCTGCAACTGGCGTGTCCTGACATTCGGTTGCGCGCTGGGTGCGGCGCTGGCGTTGCTGGCCTCGTCACAATTACCGGCGCCGGCGCAATTGCCGCTGTGGGCTTTGATCGGTTTTTTTGCTGCATTGATGACCTGCCTCGGGTTGCGGATCATGGCCGAAATGCCCAACAAGGAGCGGGCGTTTGGCATCCGTCAGGGCATTGAGCTTGGCCTGGTGGCGCTGGTGCTGTTTGTGTTGCCATCGCTGGTGATCAGCCATTTTCATTACGCCGGAGCCGCACGGGTATTGGCGGCAATGATTCTGTTGCTGAGCCTGAGCGCCTTCGCGTTGCCGCGGCGCAGTGACTTCTCGGTACAGACCGGTTTGGCTGAAGAGAGCTCCCTTCAAGGCCGCTTTCGCTTCCCGGTGCCGGCGTATTGGGCACTGGGATTTTTCTTTGTATTTGGCGCCGGGCAGATTGGCCTGTGGGCATTTCTTGAGCGTCTGGGGCATGGCCTGGAGGTGGCGCCGGGGCAGATGGGCGTGGTGTTCGCGGTGCTTAAACTGCTCGGCGGCGGTGCGGCGCTGGCGCTGGCCCTGATAGGCGACCGCCTCGGTTCACGCTGGCCGCACCTGTTGGTGCTGGCAGTGATCGGCACTGGCTTGCTGTTACTGGCCTACGCACAAGGTTTTGTGATGTACGCGCTGGGTGCCTGGATTTGGGAAGTGGGTTTCTGCTGGGGCTGCATTTACCAGACGGCCGCCGTTGCCCGTCTGGACCCGAGCGGTCGCTCGATCATGCTGATCCCGGCGGCGTTTGCCCTGAGCTCGATGGTGGGGCCGGCACTGGCGGGGCAACTGGTGGCGGACGGGTTTGCCGGGTTGTTGTGGCTGGCCCTGGCCACTGCGGTGGTGCCGGTGGTGGCGTTTGCCGGGTTGCTGGCCAAGCGTTTGGCGGCACCGTCGGTGGTGACGCCCGTACACGCCTGA
- a CDS encoding carbonic anhydrase has translation MDNKVTQLSAAATAPPETEHAGAALQLIVKGFLHFHREVFPQQKELFKKLATAQRPRAMFIACADSRIVPELITQSAPGDLFVTRNVGNVVPPYGEMNGGVSTAIEYANLALGVQHIIVCGHSDCGAMRAVLNPLSLEKMPAVKAWLRHAEVAKSMVQENCACVNEAEGMHVLTEENVIAQLQHLRTHPSVASRMASGQLFIHGWVYNIETSQIKAYDAESGCFLPLDNLQAIPCATPKARF, from the coding sequence ATGGATAACAAGGTGACACAGCTCTCGGCTGCAGCGACTGCCCCTCCTGAAACGGAACATGCTGGCGCAGCACTGCAGCTCATTGTTAAAGGTTTTCTGCACTTCCATCGCGAGGTCTTTCCGCAACAGAAAGAGCTCTTCAAAAAACTGGCCACAGCTCAACGCCCAAGGGCGATGTTTATCGCCTGCGCCGACTCTAGAATCGTCCCCGAATTGATTACCCAAAGTGCTCCTGGGGATTTGTTCGTCACCCGTAACGTCGGCAACGTCGTACCGCCTTACGGCGAGATGAATGGCGGGGTCAGCACGGCGATCGAGTACGCCAACCTGGCGCTGGGCGTACAGCACATCATCGTGTGCGGGCACTCCGACTGTGGCGCGATGCGCGCAGTGCTTAACCCGCTCAGCCTGGAAAAAATGCCCGCAGTCAAAGCCTGGCTGCGCCATGCCGAAGTGGCCAAGAGCATGGTTCAGGAGAACTGTGCGTGCGTCAATGAAGCTGAAGGCATGCATGTGCTCACCGAAGAAAACGTGATAGCTCAGTTACAGCACCTGCGTACTCACCCCTCAGTCGCTTCGCGCATGGCCAGCGGCCAGTTGTTTATCCATGGCTGGGTCTACAACATTGAAACCAGCCAAATCAAAGCCTACGACGCAGAATCAGGCTGCTTCCTGCCACTGGACAATCTCCAGGCAATCCCTTGTGCGACACCTAAAGCGCGCTTCTAA
- a CDS encoding AraC family transcriptional regulator, whose protein sequence is MLNKDTISIYLVREALLQSCAPGSATDEVLHKVGIAPALLDQPDARVPALVYARMWRLLARRLDDEFFGMDPRKLRSGSLEFMCRTAMAQPTLAQGLEVVLGFLSLMLERLPARLVRQQSLAEIVLQEPDSNPGRGFTYFTYWMIVHGVACWLAGRRIPILAIELRCATPDYCEDYEVMFSENLRFDRPRTRMIFAADCLDAPIRRNAQELKRFLAEAPANILVKYRDPQSLASQIKQALRLQPAEQWPETPGMAQSLCMSASTLRRRLADEGQTFQGLKDGVRKELAIAWLAEPDHSFADIALRLGFADTSSFYKAFRKWSGTNPGHYRSLILGSS, encoded by the coding sequence ATGCTGAACAAGGACACCATCTCCATTTATCTGGTGCGCGAGGCTCTGTTGCAGAGCTGTGCGCCGGGTAGCGCCACGGACGAAGTGCTGCACAAGGTCGGCATTGCCCCCGCGCTGCTCGATCAGCCGGATGCCCGTGTGCCTGCATTGGTCTATGCGCGGATGTGGCGGCTGTTGGCGCGGCGTCTGGATGACGAGTTTTTCGGCATGGACCCGCGCAAGTTGCGCTCCGGCAGCCTGGAATTCATGTGTCGAACGGCCATGGCCCAGCCGACTCTGGCCCAGGGGCTTGAGGTGGTGCTGGGGTTCCTGTCGTTGATGTTGGAGCGCTTGCCGGCGCGGCTGGTGCGCCAGCAAAGCCTGGCGGAAATTGTCTTGCAGGAGCCTGACTCGAATCCGGGCCGTGGCTTCACCTACTTCACCTACTGGATGATCGTGCACGGTGTGGCCTGCTGGCTGGCCGGGCGGCGGATCCCGATTCTGGCGATAGAGTTGCGCTGTGCGACGCCCGATTACTGCGAAGACTACGAGGTGATGTTCTCCGAGAACCTGCGCTTTGACCGGCCCCGCACGCGGATGATTTTCGCGGCCGACTGCCTGGATGCGCCGATCAGGCGCAACGCCCAGGAGCTGAAGCGGTTTCTGGCCGAGGCGCCGGCCAATATCCTGGTCAAGTACCGCGACCCGCAAAGCCTGGCCAGCCAAATCAAGCAGGCGCTGCGCCTGCAGCCTGCCGAACAGTGGCCTGAGACCCCGGGCATGGCGCAGAGCCTGTGCATGTCGGCGTCGACCTTGCGCCGTCGTCTGGCGGACGAAGGGCAAACCTTTCAAGGTCTCAAGGACGGTGTGCGCAAGGAGCTGGCGATTGCCTGGCTGGCCGAACCCGACCACAGCTTTGCCGACATCGCCCTGCGCCTGGGCTTTGCCGACACCAGCTCGTTTTACAAGGCCTTCCGCAAGTGGTCAGGGACCAACCCGGGGCACTATCGCAGCCTGATTCTGGGCAGCAGCTGA